A region of Triplophysa dalaica isolate WHDGS20190420 chromosome 18, ASM1584641v1, whole genome shotgun sequence DNA encodes the following proteins:
- the lhx2b gene encoding LIM/homeobox protein Lhx2b isoform X2 — translation MRERGHMNCTGLEVRLTEILGCRSDGNTCCSVSSAATMLFHGLPGGEMHGVMEEMERRGKRDSATISSAIDMGETETNMPSISGDRVALCAGCGGKISDRYYLLAVDKQWHMRCLKCCECKLNLESELTCFSKDGSIYCKEDYYRFSVQRCARCHLGISASEMVMRARDLVYHLNCFTCTTCNKMLTTGDHFGMKDSLVYCRLHFETLIQGDFPTHFNHTDVAPNKGLGSTGPLGLSYYNGVNTVQKGRPRKRKSPGPGADLAAYNAALSCNENDGDPMDRDSQYNSSQKTKRMRTSFKHHQLRTMKSYFAINHNPDAKDLKQLAQKTGLTKRVLQVWFQNARAKFRRNLLRQENTGVDKASDGSTLPGGTPSGPASEISNASMSPSSTPTTLTDLTNPTMPTVTSVLTSLPGSLDVHECRSPSQSTLTSLF, via the exons atgagagagagaggtcataTGAACTGCACAGGACTAGAAGTGCGTCTCACGGAAATATTGGGTTGCAGATCTGACGGAAACACGTGCTGTTCGGTCTCATCTGCGGCGACGATGCTTTTCCACGGTCTGCCTGGAGGCGAGATGCATGGTGTTATGGAAGAAATGGAGCGGAGAGGAAAGAGAGATTCTGCGACTATCAGCTCGGCCATAGATATGGGGGAAACAGAGACG AACATGCCCTCCATCAGCGGGGACCGGGTAGCTCTGTGTGCGGGCTGTGGAGGGAAGATCTCGGATCGCTATTACCTGCTCGCGGTGGACAAGCAGTGGCACATGCGCTGTCTGAAATGCTGCGAGTGTAAACTAAACCTGGAATCTGAGCTCACCTGCTTTAGCAAAGACGGGAGCATCTACTGCAAAGAAGACTATTACAG GTTTTCGGTGCAGAGATGTGCCCGGTGCCACCTCGGGATCTCGGCCTCGGAAATGGTCATGAGAGCCAGGGATTTGGTGTACCACTTGAACTGTTTCACCTGCACGACGTGCAACAAAATGCTGACGACTGGGGACCACTTCGGCATGAAAGACAGTCTAGTGTACTGCAGGCTACACTTTGAAACGCTCATCCAGGGAGACTTCCCCACGCATTTCAATCACACGGATGTAGCTCCTAATAAAGGACTGGGCAGCACGGGCCCTCTAGGACTGTCTTATTATAACGGCGTGAACACGGTGCAGAAGGGCCGaccgagaaagaggaagagCCCGGGGCCCGGAGCCGACCTGGCGGCGTACAACGCAG CTTTGAGCTGCAATGAGAACGATGGCGATCCAATGGACCGGGACTCTCAATACAACAGCAGCCAGAAGACCAAACGCATGAGAACGTCTTTCAAACACCATCAGCTGAGGACCATGAAGTCGTATTTTGCCATAAACCACAATCCTGACGCCAAGGACCTGAAACAGCTGGCTCAGAAAACAGGATTAACCAAACGTGTGCTACAG GTTTGGTTCCAGAACGCTCGGGCCAAGTTCAGACGGAACCTTCTACGTCAGGAGAACACGGGTGTGGACAAAGCCTCGGACGGCTCGACCCTGCCCGGAGGAACGCCTTCCGGACCGGCCTCGGAGATTTCCAATGCCTCCATGAGCCCGTCCAGCACCCCCACCACCCTCACAGACCTTACGAACCCCACCATGCCGACTGTCACCTCCGTACTGACCTCTCTGCCGGGCAGTCTGGACGTTCACGAATGCCGGAGTCCCTCGCAGAGCACGTTGACCAGCCTCTTCTGA
- the lhx2b gene encoding LIM/homeobox protein Lhx2b isoform X3: MLFHGLPGGEMHGVMEEMERRGKRDSATISSAIDMGETETNMPSISGDRVALCAGCGGKISDRYYLLAVDKQWHMRCLKCCECKLNLESELTCFSKDGSIYCKEDYYRRFSVQRCARCHLGISASEMVMRARDLVYHLNCFTCTTCNKMLTTGDHFGMKDSLVYCRLHFETLIQGDFPTHFNHTDVAPNKGLGSTGPLGLSYYNGVNTVQKGRPRKRKSPGPGADLAAYNAALSCNENDGDPMDRDSQYNSSQKTKRMRTSFKHHQLRTMKSYFAINHNPDAKDLKQLAQKTGLTKRVLQVWFQNARAKFRRNLLRQENTGVDKASDGSTLPGGTPSGPASEISNASMSPSSTPTTLTDLTNPTMPTVTSVLTSLPGSLDVHECRSPSQSTLTSLF; this comes from the exons ATGCTTTTCCACGGTCTGCCTGGAGGCGAGATGCATGGTGTTATGGAAGAAATGGAGCGGAGAGGAAAGAGAGATTCTGCGACTATCAGCTCGGCCATAGATATGGGGGAAACAGAGACG AACATGCCCTCCATCAGCGGGGACCGGGTAGCTCTGTGTGCGGGCTGTGGAGGGAAGATCTCGGATCGCTATTACCTGCTCGCGGTGGACAAGCAGTGGCACATGCGCTGTCTGAAATGCTGCGAGTGTAAACTAAACCTGGAATCTGAGCTCACCTGCTTTAGCAAAGACGGGAGCATCTACTGCAAAGAAGACTATTACAG AAGGTTTTCGGTGCAGAGATGTGCCCGGTGCCACCTCGGGATCTCGGCCTCGGAAATGGTCATGAGAGCCAGGGATTTGGTGTACCACTTGAACTGTTTCACCTGCACGACGTGCAACAAAATGCTGACGACTGGGGACCACTTCGGCATGAAAGACAGTCTAGTGTACTGCAGGCTACACTTTGAAACGCTCATCCAGGGAGACTTCCCCACGCATTTCAATCACACGGATGTAGCTCCTAATAAAGGACTGGGCAGCACGGGCCCTCTAGGACTGTCTTATTATAACGGCGTGAACACGGTGCAGAAGGGCCGaccgagaaagaggaagagCCCGGGGCCCGGAGCCGACCTGGCGGCGTACAACGCAG CTTTGAGCTGCAATGAGAACGATGGCGATCCAATGGACCGGGACTCTCAATACAACAGCAGCCAGAAGACCAAACGCATGAGAACGTCTTTCAAACACCATCAGCTGAGGACCATGAAGTCGTATTTTGCCATAAACCACAATCCTGACGCCAAGGACCTGAAACAGCTGGCTCAGAAAACAGGATTAACCAAACGTGTGCTACAG GTTTGGTTCCAGAACGCTCGGGCCAAGTTCAGACGGAACCTTCTACGTCAGGAGAACACGGGTGTGGACAAAGCCTCGGACGGCTCGACCCTGCCCGGAGGAACGCCTTCCGGACCGGCCTCGGAGATTTCCAATGCCTCCATGAGCCCGTCCAGCACCCCCACCACCCTCACAGACCTTACGAACCCCACCATGCCGACTGTCACCTCCGTACTGACCTCTCTGCCGGGCAGTCTGGACGTTCACGAATGCCGGAGTCCCTCGCAGAGCACGTTGACCAGCCTCTTCTGA
- the lhx2b gene encoding LIM/homeobox protein Lhx2b isoform X1 translates to MRERGHMNCTGLEVRLTEILGCRSDGNTCCSVSSAATMLFHGLPGGEMHGVMEEMERRGKRDSATISSAIDMGETETNMPSISGDRVALCAGCGGKISDRYYLLAVDKQWHMRCLKCCECKLNLESELTCFSKDGSIYCKEDYYRRFSVQRCARCHLGISASEMVMRARDLVYHLNCFTCTTCNKMLTTGDHFGMKDSLVYCRLHFETLIQGDFPTHFNHTDVAPNKGLGSTGPLGLSYYNGVNTVQKGRPRKRKSPGPGADLAAYNAALSCNENDGDPMDRDSQYNSSQKTKRMRTSFKHHQLRTMKSYFAINHNPDAKDLKQLAQKTGLTKRVLQVWFQNARAKFRRNLLRQENTGVDKASDGSTLPGGTPSGPASEISNASMSPSSTPTTLTDLTNPTMPTVTSVLTSLPGSLDVHECRSPSQSTLTSLF, encoded by the exons atgagagagagaggtcataTGAACTGCACAGGACTAGAAGTGCGTCTCACGGAAATATTGGGTTGCAGATCTGACGGAAACACGTGCTGTTCGGTCTCATCTGCGGCGACGATGCTTTTCCACGGTCTGCCTGGAGGCGAGATGCATGGTGTTATGGAAGAAATGGAGCGGAGAGGAAAGAGAGATTCTGCGACTATCAGCTCGGCCATAGATATGGGGGAAACAGAGACG AACATGCCCTCCATCAGCGGGGACCGGGTAGCTCTGTGTGCGGGCTGTGGAGGGAAGATCTCGGATCGCTATTACCTGCTCGCGGTGGACAAGCAGTGGCACATGCGCTGTCTGAAATGCTGCGAGTGTAAACTAAACCTGGAATCTGAGCTCACCTGCTTTAGCAAAGACGGGAGCATCTACTGCAAAGAAGACTATTACAG AAGGTTTTCGGTGCAGAGATGTGCCCGGTGCCACCTCGGGATCTCGGCCTCGGAAATGGTCATGAGAGCCAGGGATTTGGTGTACCACTTGAACTGTTTCACCTGCACGACGTGCAACAAAATGCTGACGACTGGGGACCACTTCGGCATGAAAGACAGTCTAGTGTACTGCAGGCTACACTTTGAAACGCTCATCCAGGGAGACTTCCCCACGCATTTCAATCACACGGATGTAGCTCCTAATAAAGGACTGGGCAGCACGGGCCCTCTAGGACTGTCTTATTATAACGGCGTGAACACGGTGCAGAAGGGCCGaccgagaaagaggaagagCCCGGGGCCCGGAGCCGACCTGGCGGCGTACAACGCAG CTTTGAGCTGCAATGAGAACGATGGCGATCCAATGGACCGGGACTCTCAATACAACAGCAGCCAGAAGACCAAACGCATGAGAACGTCTTTCAAACACCATCAGCTGAGGACCATGAAGTCGTATTTTGCCATAAACCACAATCCTGACGCCAAGGACCTGAAACAGCTGGCTCAGAAAACAGGATTAACCAAACGTGTGCTACAG GTTTGGTTCCAGAACGCTCGGGCCAAGTTCAGACGGAACCTTCTACGTCAGGAGAACACGGGTGTGGACAAAGCCTCGGACGGCTCGACCCTGCCCGGAGGAACGCCTTCCGGACCGGCCTCGGAGATTTCCAATGCCTCCATGAGCCCGTCCAGCACCCCCACCACCCTCACAGACCTTACGAACCCCACCATGCCGACTGTCACCTCCGTACTGACCTCTCTGCCGGGCAGTCTGGACGTTCACGAATGCCGGAGTCCCTCGCAGAGCACGTTGACCAGCCTCTTCTGA